Within the Mumia flava genome, the region ACGATCTTCACGGGTCCGCGCCGACGGTGATCGCGGGGACGGAACACGCGGCTGGCGCACACGCGTCCGGAGGCCGCCCAGATGGTCTGATTCCCGACGCGGTCGCGCAGGCGCGGCTGCACGCACACCACCTGACCCGGCTTCACGTGCACCCGCACCGACCGGGTGGTGATTCCGCGCAGCCGGCGCGGGTAGGTCCAGGGCCGCGACCGCTCGGATCGTAGCGACGTTCGTGAGACGCGCACGTCCATTGAAGCGAAACCAGAGCGTGCGACGCCCCGGTCCGTGATCCGCCACCGAAAGGTCGCCGTCGGCTCAGCGATGATGCGGAACGAGTAGTACTCGCCTCGTTGGACGGCGGAGGCGAACGGCTCCTCCTCGTCGAGAGTCCACCGACGCTCGGCGACCGCGATCAGCTCTTCCGTCTCCCGGTCGATGGCTTCGACACGCACGTGGCCCTGGGACACCCGATTCATCGGATGCTCCGGAGTGTAGGGACTTGAGCAGGTCACGACGGGCTGGCTGTGAGAACGACACCGGAACGCGACATCATGGCCGTTCGCGCCGCGCAGTTCGAACGCGAGCGTGGGCGAGGGATATCTCTGTCCGATGATCCGCCCCGGCGCTCGGGTGAACACGATTCTGGGATCGTCCTCGGCCTCCGCGCTCGCCGTCGGCACGAGCGAGAGGCCCGAAGCGACCAAGACGACAGCCATTCCGGCCTTCAGCACCGACGTCAGCCGACCACGGCGATTCTCACGGCCCGACGGCCCGTTCCTTCGTGCCGTCATCCGTCGGCGGCGCATGCCCGTTCCTTCCGTCGGCGGCCGTGCCCACGCGACGCGGTCCGACCGTGCACGCTAACGGGGATCGTGCGCCGATCGGGTTGCGCCCGGCAACGATCCGGTATCGATCGCCGCTCCCCCGACCGGGTTTGGCACCCTTGTCCGAATGGACACCCTCGGCACCGTGCTCGTCGGCCTCGCGATCCTCGTCGGGATCGCCGGGATCATCGTCCCGATCCTCCCCGGGTCGCTGCTGGTCTGGATCGCGATCGTGGTCTGGGCGGTCGTCGTCGCCGAGCCGGCGGCCTGGGCCGTGCTGGTCGCCGCCACGGTGGTGTACGGCGCGACGCTGGTCGTGCAGTACGCGATCCCGGGGCGGCGACTGCAGCGCGCCGGCGTCCCGGGCCGCGCGATGCTGCTCGGGTTCGTGCTCGGAGTCATCGGGTTCTTCGTGATCCCTGTGCTGGGACTGTTCGTCGGATTCGTGCTGGGCGTCTACCTGCACGAGCTCGCGCGGCACCGCACGCACGAGGGCGCATGGACCGCGACGGTGCACGCGATGAAGGCGGCCGGGCTGTCGATCCTCATCGAGCTCGCCGGCGCGATGATCTCGACCAGCCTCTGGGTTGCCGGCGTGGTTCTGACCTGAGCCGACGCCCCCCGCCGGTCAGTCGCCGGGGCAGTCTTCCCCGGCGAACGCCACGCCGTCGAGGTCGGCGGCGGTCACCTCGAACCGGTAGCAGGCGACCTCGTCCTTCTCGTTGAACGCCCAGTCGGTGGTCGTCCGCTCGTACCGCACGACGATCGCCAGGTCAGGCGCGTCGTCACCGTGCTCGGCCGCGCCGGTCGCCGACACGACGGTGCCGTACCGGGTCCACGTCGACAGCGTGCTCGCGTCACGCGCCCCGCGGAACAGTCCGAGGTCGAAGCGGTTGCGGTCCAGGTCCGCCTGCCGCCAGGCCCACGAGTGACCGCACCCGCCGAGCACGAGCACGCTCGCGAGCACGACCAGCAAGACCAGGATCCGGCGCATGCTGCCAGCCTCCCCGCCCGTGGCGCCGTACGACAGCGCTCCCGTACTCAGGTTCCACGAACGACGATGCATCCGGACCCGTCAGTGGCCCGGATGCATCATCGTTCGTCAGGAGGGACG harbors:
- a CDS encoding DUF456 domain-containing protein, translated to MDTLGTVLVGLAILVGIAGIIVPILPGSLLVWIAIVVWAVVVAEPAAWAVLVAATVVYGATLVVQYAIPGRRLQRAGVPGRAMLLGFVLGVIGFFVIPVLGLFVGFVLGVYLHELARHRTHEGAWTATVHAMKAAGLSILIELAGAMISTSLWVAGVVLT